The Thermodesulfobacteriota bacterium DNA window CCTGATGATCGGGATAATCGGGGTAAATCCAGATGGCAATAAGCTCAAAGCGATCTTTACCCGGGTCGGAAACCCATTTGCTGAATTTGCCTTTGTCCGGTTCGCACCCTTCCGCATCGGGGTAACAGGAAACATCATACATCAGAATCTCCTCACCGCATTCCGAACAGGCGCACTTTACCTCCGGGTAATCGGACAGAAAAACCGTAAACAGATTATTGCCGCAATTGCAGATGATATGGGAGAAGGTGCTGTCCAGCCGGTAAGGGCTGTATTTACCATAGATGGTGATCGATTCCCTGACCGGCCTGGTTCTGCCGGTGTAGTGACTTGGAATTTTTTTCATCAACGTAAGCCGGTAGTATGGGGGTGTTTTTGAAAGGGCCAGGATTCAAGGGGTCAAGGCACGCGAACAATTAATCATTGTACCGCCCCGCAATCGGCGTAATCAATAACAGTCAAAATCTTTACAATAAACCGCTTTGAAAGGCAATCGGATAAATCCGCTAACCGCATCCTGTGGCCTCACATTTCATCATATTCGGCAAGACCGGCTCGCCGGGGGAAACAAAAAAACCGGTGCGGGCGGGACATCCGAGAAAATATTGACACACGAGGGCCTTCCTTGCTATGGGTGGACGACAGACATTAACGCAACTTCTTATCCTGACTGACCTTTTTAACAATAAGGGAAACTGGAATTAAAGAATCGTAAAGCCTGAACTCAATTCGCTGTGGACGGATGACGAGAAATACGGCGCCTGTTGCGGATGAGCCCGGCGCCGACTGAATAACCGCGAGAGGAGAAGTTTGCATGGATAACGAAACAGGCAACATCATGCTGGTTGATGATGAAGAGGATTTCTTGGAAATGCTGAGCCTGCGGCTCAGGGAAACAGGCGAAAATGTCGTGACGGCCTTGAGCGGTCGCGCCTGTCTGGAAATGTTGGGAAAGCAGGAGATCGACGTCATTGTTCTCGATATCAAAATGCCGGGCATGGACGGCCTTGAAACCCTGCGGGAGATAAAAAACCGGTATCCCCTGACGGAAGTGATCATGCTGACCGGTCACGGTACGATCCAGACGGCCGTTGAAGGCATGAAGAGAGGGGCTTTTGATTTTCTGCTCAAACCAGCGGATTTTGAGGAGTTGACCGCCAAGTTGAACCGTGCCAGGCAGCGGCGGCAGGAGCAACTGGAGCGGATTCGCAAAGCCGAGACCTCCGCCCTGCTGAGACAGAGCAAAATATGATGGCTGTCGGAAACGGTCCGGAATGAGCGGCGGCAAAAACACAAATGCAATCCACATCCTGCTGGTCGACGATGAAAAGGATTTCCGGGAAGTTTTGACCAAGCGACTGGGCCGCAGAGGCATAGGCGTCCGGGCGGCCGCAAATGGCGCGGAAGCCCTGCGCCTGATGGCGGAAAGTCGCGTCGACGTTATCGTCATGGACGTCAAAATGCCCGGAATGGACGGTATTGAAACCCTGCACGGTGTCAAAGCGGATTACCCCGAGACGGAGGTGATCCTGCTGACCGGCCACGCCAACACGAGGGACGGCGTCGACGGCATAAAAGCCGGCGCCTATGACTATCTCACCAAGCCCGTCGAACTGGAACACCTGATCCTCAAAATCACCCAGGCCCATGACAAGGTTCGCCGCGGTAACGCGGAAAAACAGGAAGCCGAATTCCGGGAACGCGTCAGGCAGCAGATGGTGGTGTCCGAGCGACTGGCGGCTCTGGGCACCATGGCCACCGGTGTGGCCCATGAAATCAACAATCCGCTGGCCATCATTCAGGAGGCGGCCGGATGGATGCGGCAGATCCTGGTCACGCCGGAGATGCGGGACATTCCCCGCAAGGGCGATTTTGAAAAAGCGCTGGACCGGATTCACAAGGGAGTGGATCGGGCCGGTCGGATCACCCGGCAACTGCTCCAGGCGGTCCGGACCCAGACCGCGGAGACGGTTGATCCGGCCAGCCTGATCGAAGTCAGCCTCAAGGCACTGGCGGAGGAGAGCATCGCGCTGGTTCAAACCGAGGCCGCCATGAAAAACATCGAGATTGTTCTCGAAAGCGTTCCGCCCCACCCCATCGCCTGGAGTGATCCCTATTCCCTGCTGCAGGTACTGCTCAATCTGCTGACCAATGCCATTCAAGCCACCGGCCGGGACGGCCGCATCACCATTCGGCTGAGTTCTTCTCTGGAAGAAGCCAGAATCATGCTTCAGGATACCGGCAGCGGCATATCCGAGGAAAATCTGACCCGGATTTTCGAACCGTTTTTCACCACCAAGGGTGTCGGGCAGGGAACCGGCATGGGACTCTATATCTCCTGGGGCATTATCTCCAAACTCGGCGGCCTGATTGACGTCGCCAGCCGGGATGGTCAGGGCGCCACCTTTACCATTACCCTGCCGGTAAAGAAATAGGCACCGGAACGCGAGTTGACAGGATGACGATTTGCGTGCATCATGCCGTCAGTAGCGTTGATTTTCTCGAATTATATCGATTTGAATTACATCTTCCCATGGAGACCTCCGGTGTCGACCCTTTGGCGGATAAGCGACCTGATCGATCTGGATTTTTTTCTGCGTCAGGCGCCGGAAGAGATGGACGGTGCCGGGAAGCCGGACACCGCTTCCGACCGGGACATTTTCCTGGGCTACGCCAAAGCCCACACGCCGCCTTTTAAACGCCGGGACCTGATCCGTTACTGGCTGGATGAAAAGCGGGCCGGCCTGCCGAAAGACCGGCCCCTGCCCGGTGAGATTTACCGGGAGACCATGGCCCTGATGCGGATCCTGGCGGCAGCCGCCGCCTTTGCCCTGGGCGCGGTCCTGGCCTGGTCGGTCCTGTCCTACAGCGGCGCCATGCCCATCAACATCTTCACCTGCCTCTGGATCCTGGTGGCGCCCCAGTTGCTGCTGCTGGGCCTGCTGGGAATATCGTCCCTGCTGTCCCGCCTGGGGGTAAAGGGCGGCTTCATGGGGTTGTACCCGGCCGCCGCCCTGCTCTTCCGGCGCCTGGCCATTCGGATTGGGAAGGCCGGGGACAATGTTCTGACGGCGGAAACCCGCCTGCGGTTCAGCGCCCTTTTCAATCTGGCCGATCTCCGCCGGACGATCTACGGCCCGGTCTTCTTCTGGCCCTTCTTCCTCCTGGCGCAACTGACCGGTATCTGGTTCAACCTGGGAATTCTGGCCGCCGTCGGTCTCAAGCTGGCCATCACCGATCTGGCCTTCGGCTGGCAGTCGACCCTCTTCGTCGATCCGGCAACGATCCATCGCCTGCTGGGCTTCTTTTCCCTGCCCTGGTCCTGGGCCGTGGCGTCCGCTCACCCGGCCCTGTCCCAGATCGAGGGCAGCCGGATGATTTTAAAGGAAGGCATGGTTCATCTGGCCACGCCGGACCTGGTTTCGTGGTGGCCGTTTCTGATCTATGCGATCCTGTGTTACGGGCTGATTCCCCGCGGGTTGCTGCTGGCCTGGGGCGTCCGGGAGCAGCGCCGGGCGCTCCTGTCCGTCAGTTTTTCCACCGGCCAGTGCGACCGTCTGATCCAGCGCCTTCAAACTCCCCGCCTGCGGACCGCGGGGGAGGAAATGCCGGAAGATCCGGTCGGCGAAAAACAAAACTTCTCCGCTAACCCGTCAAGCGCAGCCGACGGGCCCCTCACCGGTCCCATGGGTCCGGCCATTGCCCTTGTCCCCGGAGAGATCGACGCTTTCTTTACCGATCCGGCGCTGAAAGAAAGACTCTCCTCCCGGCTGGGGCTGAATCTGGCCGGCCGCCTGCCCCTGACCCAGGACACGGCCGTCGACAGCCAGTCTCTGCGTGATCTTCTTTCCCGGCAACCGCTGCCGCCCGACGATCTGCGTCTGGTGATCCTGACCGAAGCCTGGCAGCCTCCCCTGAAAGAGACCGTTTCCTGGCTGGCCGGATTGCGGCAGGCGGTCGGACCGGCAACAGGAATGATTATCGGCCTGGTGGGAAAACCCGGGTCCAACGGCCGATTTACCGGGCCGGCCCCAGTGGACCGTACGATCTGGGAACGGGCAACGGCCGGTCTGAACGATCCGTTTCTGCGGATCGAATCCCTGGGAGGCGGCCATGAATAGACCGGACATTCCCACCTTTGCCGTGCTGGGACACCCCAACGAAGGAAAATCATCGGTGGTTTCCACCCTGACCGAAGACGATAGCGTCCGCATCAGCCCGTTACCCGGCGAGACCCGCGTCTGCCGCCGCTATCCGGTGGTCATCGACGGCCGCGAACTGATCCGGTTCGTGGACACGCCCGGCTTCCAGCAACCCCGCAAAACCCTGGAATGGTTCTCCCGGCATGAGGGACCGGCCGACGCCATAACGGCCGACTTTATCGCCGGCCACCGCCATGACGCCGATTTCGCCCACGAAGTCGAACTTCTCTCCCCCCTGGCCGAGGGCGCCGGCGTCATCTTCGTGGCCGACGGTTCCCGGCCTCTGCGCCGGGTGGACGTCATGGAAATGGAAATCCTGCGCCTGGCCGGCCTGCCGCGCCTGGCCGTGATCAACACCAAGGAACGGGCCCGCGGCGAATTCATGGAGGAGTGGAAAAACGAAGCCCGGAAGCACTTCAACAGCGTGCGCGTGTTCGACGCCCACCGGGCCACCTACGCCGAGCGGATCGAACTGCTGGAAAGCCTCCGGCACATCGATCCGGAATGGCAGCCCGCCCTCAAGGAGGTCATCGACGCCTTCCGGCAGGACTGGCGGCGCCGCATCGATCACACCGTGTCCACCATCCTGGAACTGATGGTCACTTCGGCCCGGCACGCCGTCGACGCCGCCTGCGCCGACGAATCCGAAGTACCCCGGACCCGGAACCGCCTGGAGCATCAATACCGGGCCGATATCAACCGGCTGGAAAAGGAGGCGCACCAGTCCATCCGGCAACAGTTCAAGCACCATCTGTTTGACGTGGAACTACCGCCCCACTCCATTGTCAATGAAGACCTGTTCTCTAAAAAATCGTGGCGGGTTCTGGGCTTAAGCCAGTGGCAACTGGCCGCCGCCGGAGCGGCCGGCGGCGGGATCGTGGGCGCGAAAATCGACCTGGTCCTGGGCGGACACAGCCTGGGCGCCTTTGCCGCGCTGGGCGGCTTGCTGGGCGGCGGGTCGGCGGCCCTGGGCGCGAAGCAGGCCGTCACTTCCCGGGTCAGGGGGTTGCCTCTTGGCCGCGTACGGGTAGAGGTGGGACCCATTAAAAACGACCAGATGCTGTATATCCTGATGGACCGGGCCCTGATCTATTTTTCCCATGTCAGCGCCTGGGCCCACAGCCGGCGGGAGCCGCCCCGGCAGCCGGACGGAGAAAACGCGCCGGTTAAAGCCGGTATCACCGCCCGCTGGGACGCCTTCATCAAGAAACAGTTCGGTCACTATTTTGCCGCCGCCCGGAAAGGCGACTGGACCGCCCTTTCCGCGGCCCGGCCGACCGTGTCGGATATTTTATTCCGGACCCTCCAGGAAATTTCCAAGGGAGGGTTTGAACGATTACAGATAACCTGAAAAAGGAGATCGTCATGAAAGGATTACGGTGGCTGGCGTTCTGCCTGGTCTTCCCCGGGCTTACGGGCTGCAGCACCATGTATTACGGCGCCATGGAAAAAGTCGGCATCCATAAACGCGACATCATGGTGGACCGGGTCGAAGAGGCCCGTGACACCCAGAACGAAGCCAAGGAGCAGTTTCTGACGGCCATGGAGCAATTCAAAAGCGTGGTCAACTTTAAGGGAGGCGATCTGGAAAAGGAATACAACCGTTTCAACGCCACCCTGCAAAAGACCGAAGCCGAGGCAAACGCCGTGCGCGACCGCATCCGTGCCGTCGAGGACGTTTCCGAGGCCCTGTTTGATGAATGGCAGTCCGAGATCGATCAGTACAACAGCGACAGTCTCCGCAAGGCCAGTAAACAGAAGTATGACCTGACCCGGAAAAAATACGCCAAACTCATTGAGGCCATGAAAAAGGCCGAAGCCAAGCTGGAGCCGGCCCTGGTCCCCCTGCGGGACCAGGTGCTGTTCATGAAGCACAACTTAAACGCCCGCGCCATCGCCGGTCTGAGCACCGAAGTGGTCGCCATTCAGACCAATGTCGATCAACTGGTCCGCGACATGGAGGGCGCCATCGCCCAGGCCGATTCGTTCATCGCCTCGCTCAAGGAGGAATAAAGTGCCGATATATCGGCAGCGGGTAACACCACATTTTTTCCGGAAGCCATCGTCATATTAAAATTTCAATCGGTTCAATATATTAAGTAGATTTCTAAAAGTGGCATACGGTTTGCTTTGCGAATTGAGAAGACAAACAGCTGTTTAATAAAATGGGGAGATAAAAATGATGAAAAAATGGATGCTCTGTTTTATCGTTCTGGTGTTTATTACCGGCCAGGCCCTGGCGGCGGAAAAGACGACGACCGGGACGCCGGAAGCGGCATCAGCTCAAACGACGACGATTGAGGAAGTGCCGGAAGTAACCGACACAACCGGAAAATCAGCGGACAAGACCGCGCCGGCGGAACCGACGGACAAGACCGCAACCGCGGGGGGAAAAACCAGCGAGGTCAAAAAGCACGGATTCGGCCATAAGCTGCTGTTGTACATACCCAATAGAATCCTCGACGTGTTTGATTTTGTCCGTCTGCGGGTGAGAGTCGGACCGGGAATCGCCGTCGGCGTCCGCGCCACCAAGCCGCTGACCCTGGCCGTCGGCGGATACACCTCCATTTATGCCGGGCTGCCCGGACCGCGCCGGGAACCGACCATCAACCTGCCCATCGGCATCGAGAACTACGTGGGAGCGGAATTGAGCGTCCTGGACGGCAGCAACGAGGGCCGGTTTTCGCCCAACTATTCCTCAACGGAAATCGGTGTGTCCGTTCACCCGCTGATCGTCGGCCTCGACCTGGCCGTTGATCCGCTGGAAGTTCTGGATCTGGCCCTGGGCTTTCTGTTTATCGACCTGTGCGGCGATGATTTTTAGATAGCCCCTAACCTTGATGAAACCGTAAAAAGTCGAAATTTGCCATATTTCGTCGCCCCGGCCCCCGAGCCGGGGTCCAGAAAAAATGGATAGTATCAATTTTATACTGGATTCCGGGTCAAGCCCGGAATGACGAGGTAAAAACTTTTTACGACTTCATCAACCTTATTATCCAGAAAGAGATCTGAATGAAAAAACTCATACCCCTGGCCCTGTTCCTGACGGGTCTGTGGCTCTGCCTTACGCAAACGGCGTTCGCGGCCGATACGCCGTCACCGCGGAAACCGCCTGAGGCTCAAACCGCCCCAACCACGACCGACGACGATAACCGCGACCCGGCCGCCCTGGCCGAACTGAAGCGGGCCACGGATTTTCTGACCGGCCTGAAACGGTTCCATGTCCGCTCTGCCATTGCTTATGACGTGGTCCAGCAAGACGGCCGCCTACTGCAGTTTGAAAGGAACGGCGACATCTACATTCAGCGCCCGGACCGGTTCTTTGCCGATGTCAATTTTGATGACGGCCGCAGGCGCCAGTACTGGTATGACGGCAAGACGATGAGCCTGGCCGAGCATTCCAAAAAAGTGCACACCCAGGTCAAGGCGCCGCCCACCATCGACGCCACCCTTGACATGCTGGAGAAACTGTTAAAGGAACCCCAGCCCCTGGCCGATCTCTTTTACAGCGACCTCAGCCCCCTCGAACGCCTGGCCCTCAAGGCCGACGTGGTCGGCGACAGCATGGTGAACGGCCGGCCATGCACCCACCTCTCCTTCTGCGGGAAGGCGGTGGACTGGCAGCTCTGGGTGGAAAAGGGCGCGACGCCTTTCATCCGGAAACTGGTCATCACCTACCGGGAAGAACCGGGCATGCCCCAGTCGGTGGCGCTTCTGGACACCTGGGAGACGCCCGGCCGATTTGCCGATGACCTCTTCAGGGTCAATGTGCCGGCCGGTTTCCAGTGGATCGACGTACTGGTCCCGGCGCCGCTGGAAAAGGAAGGGGGGCAGCCATGAACCGCAAAATGTTTTCCGTCATCCTCATCAGTGTCTGTCTGGCGGCCTGGTCTTATGCTGTTTCCGTTGAAGCCCGGGGCGGCGGACGCGGTGGTGGTGGTTTTTCACGGGGCGGCGGCGGTTTTTCCCGGGGCGGCGGCGGATTCTCAAGAGGCGGCGGCGGAAGTTACGGTTCCATCCGCAACAGCAGCCGGCCCTCGACGCGGGACGTTTCCCGTCCTTCGCGGGATTACGGCTCACGGCCGTCCACCCGGGACGTGTCCGGTCCGTCCGCCGGCACCCGGGACCGGTCTTCTGACAGAGCGGAGCGCGCCTCCGACCTGACCTCCGATCAGAGAGAGGCTTTGCGAAACCGCGCCGAAAACATGACGCCCGAGCAGCGGCAGGCGCTCCAGGAAAAAGCCTCCAGCCTGACCCCGGACCAGCGCGATGCGCTGCAGAGCCGCGCCGAAAACATGACACCCGAGCAGCGGCAGGCGCTCCAGGAAAAAGCCTCCAACCTGACCCCGGAACAGAAGGAGCAGGTCAAAAGCCGCCTGGAAAGCCTGACCCCGGAGCAGAAGGAGCAGCTCCGGCAGAAATTCGAGGATTCAGGTCTATCCGCGGAGCAGCTGCCGGCGGACCATAAGGACTGGAGCCAGGAGGACTGGCAGGACTGGCGGGACCAGAACCGGGAAGACTGGCAGGACTGGTATGAAGACGAATACCATGACTACTGGGACGACCACTATTACCCGGTCTGGTGGTACGGTTATCCGGTGACAACGATGTCCTACTCCTTCTATCTAGATGATGACCCTCCCTGTTCCCGGACGGTGGTGGTCAACAATGCCGGCGGATACGCCAGCACCTATTACCATTGTGATTCCGTCTGGTACCGTTCCACCTACGCCAGCGGAGAGGTCCGCTACGTGGTCACTTCCCCGCCGCCCGGCGTGGAGCTGGACAACCTGACCGACGCCTACAAGGTGATGGTCAACGGAAAGGAGTACTTCGTCAGCGGTCATGCTTTTTACCAGACGGTCACCCGCGACGGTAAACCGGTCTACGTGCTGGTGGATCCCCCCCTGGGAGCGGAAGTCAAAACCATCCCCCAGTACGCGGTTGAAATCAAGCACCAGGAGCAGAGCTACTACCGCTATGATAAAATCTTCTACCAGCGCCAAGGGGATGTTTTCGTGATCGTGGCCAACCCGGGGGTGTAACGATTCAGGTTTATTGATTTGTTTTTAAAACGGAGGAACGGGATGAAGAAGACAGCGGAGCAGATCAGGCTCGACGAAGCGCGTCTGGGGAAAACCTCATGGAAAAGATGGGGGCCTTACCTGTCCGAGCGGCAGTGGGGCACGGTGCGCGAAGATTACAGTGAGAACGGAGACGCCTGGAACTATTTCACCCACGACCAGGCCCGGTCCCGGGCTTACCGCTGGGGCGAGGACGGTCTGGCCGGCATCTCCGACGACCGGCAGCTGCTCTGTTTCAGCCTGGCCCTGTGGAACGGCCAGGACCCCATTCTCAAGGAAAGGCTGTTCGGGCTCACCAACAGCGAGGGAAACCACGGCGAGGACGTCAAGGAATACTATTACTACCTGGACAGCACGCCGACCCACTCCTACATGAAATACCTCTACAAGTACCCCCAGCGGGCCTACCCTTACGACGGGCTGGTGAAAACCAACCGTTCCCGCGGCCGCCTGGATATGGAGTACGAACTCATCGACACGGGCGTCTTTGACGACGACCGGTATTTCGACGTGTTTGTGGAATACGCCAAAGCCGCGCCCGACGATATCCTGATCCGGATTACCGCCTGCAACCGGGGGCCGGAGGCGGCCATTCTCCATGTGCTGCCGACGATCTGGTTCCGCAACACCTGGTCCTGGGGCGACAACAGTCCCCGCCCCCTGCTCCGGCGGACGAAAGCCGGCGTCATCTCCGCCACTCATCCCGAAATGGGGGATCTGTGCCTCTACTGCGAAGCCGCCGGCGACCTGCTTTTCACGGAGAATGAAACCAACACCGCCCGCATGGTGCATGTTCCCAACCGCACCCCCTACGTCAAGGACGGCATCAACAACTTCATGGTCCACGGCATCCGGGAAGCGGTTAACCCGGATCAGGCCGGCACCAAGGCCTCCGCCTATTATCCGCTGACCATCCCCGGCGGAAAAGAAACCGTCGTCCGCCTGCGCCTCACCGCCGGGACCGCCGCCAAACCCTTTGCCGACTTTGACGCGGTCATGTCCGCCCGCCGCAGCGAAGCGGACGATTTCTACGCATCGGTCATCCCATCCTCCCTGGACGCCGACGCGGCCGGCGTCATGCGCCAGGCCCTGGCCGGCATGCTGTGGTCCAAGCAGTTTTACTATTATGACGTCGACCGCTGGCTGGAAGAGCGCGGGGCCGGCCTGTTCAAACCGAAAAAGGGCACCGCCCACCGCAACGAACAGTGGAACCACCTCTACAACGCCGATATCATCTCCATGCCGGACAAGTGGGAATACCCCTGGTACGCGGCCTGGGACCTGGCCTTTCACGTTCTGTCCCTGAGCCTGGTGGACTGCGATTTCGGAAAGCAGCAGCTGAACCTGATGCTGCGGAACAATTATCTTCATCCCAGCGGACAGATTCCCGCCTATGAATGGAACTTCAGCGACGTCAACCCGCCGGTGCACGCCTGGTCCACCATCTTTTCCTACCGCCTGGAGCAGGCGCAGAAGGGCAAGGGGGACCTGGACTGGCTGGAAAACTCCTTTCACAAGCTGCTGCTGAACTTTACCTGGTGGGTCAACCGCAAGGACCGCTCGGGCAGCAACGCCTTCGAGGGCGGGTTCCTGGGCCTGGACAACATCGGGGTCTTTGACCGCAGCGCGCCCCTGCCCACGGGCGGTTACCTGGAACAGGCCGACGGCACCGCCTGGATGGCCCTCTTCTGTCAGAACATGTTTGAAATCGCCGCGGAACTGTCCGTCCATAAGCCGGCTTTCGCGGACTTGAGCCTCAAGTTCGCCGAGCATTTCGTCTGGATCGCCAACGCCCTGGCCCATGCCGGGGAAGGCATGGGCATGTGGGATGAAGAGGACGGGTTCTTTTACGACCTGCTGCGGCTGCCGGACGGCGGTTCCCAGCGGCTGAAAGTGCGTTCCATGGTGGGCCTGCTGCCGTTCTGCGCGGCCACCGCCATGGACGGGAAATTTGCCGACCGATTCCCGGAAGCCGGCCGGCGTTTTGAAAAATTCCTGGAAGCGCGGCCGGAATTGAGGGCCTTCATCCATGATCCCTTCAAGCGCGGACAGGAAGGCCGGCGGATGGCTTCGGTATTGAACGAAACCAAGCTGCGACGAGTGCTGGAGAAGATGCTCGATGAGAACGAATTCCTGAGCCCCTACGGCATCCGTTCCCTGTCCCGTTTTCACGACCAGAATCCCTACGTGTTCCGCGCCGGCGGCCAGGATTACAAGGTCTCCTACCTGCCGGCGGAATCGGACACCGGCATGTTCGGCGGCAACTCCAACTGGCGCGGCCCCATCTGGATGCCGGTCAACGGCCTGATCATCCGGGCGCTGCTGCAATACTACGCTTACTATGGCAATGACCTTACCGTGGAATGCCCCACCGGGTCCGGGCGGCTGATGAACCTTTACCAGGTGGCCGAAGAGATTTCCAGGCGCCTGGCGGCGATATTCCTGAAGGACGCCGACGGCCGGCGGCCGGTCAACGGGGGACAGAAAAAAGTCCATGAGGATCCCCACTGGAGCGATCACATCCAGTTTTACGAGTACTTCCACGGGGACAACGGGGCGGGTCTGGGCGCCAGCCACCAGACCGGCTGGACCGGCATCATCGCCCGCATCATGCACCTGTTCGCCACCAGCACCTTTGAACAGGTGCTCCGGCAAGGCAAGATAGCCGCTTTTATGGAAAAAAAACCGGAAGGGAAAATTCCGGCCGGTGGGAAGAAGCCGCCCCGGGCCGCGGCAAAGACCCGGGGGAAGACCGTCGCCGGGAAGCCGAAAAGCAGGAAGGCATGACGCCCTGCAGCGATCGCCTTTTTACCACCGGTCGTCTTTCGAGTCTTCCTCCGGGGGCTTTCCGATCCCCGGCGTGTGCCGGTACATGATCTCCAGAGACACCAGCCGGGCCAGAAGCGTGGCCGGGAAAAGCATGCCGAGGAGGGCTTCGAGAATTGCGAACATGCGGGCCACGGGATGAACCGGCACGACGTCTCCGTAGCCCAGAGTGGTCAGGGTGACGAAGCTGTAATAGGTCAGCGTGGAATGGAGGCCCGGATCATCCGGCCGTACGATTGTAGACGGGGGGA harbors:
- a CDS encoding glucosidase; translated protein: MKKTAEQIRLDEARLGKTSWKRWGPYLSERQWGTVREDYSENGDAWNYFTHDQARSRAYRWGEDGLAGISDDRQLLCFSLALWNGQDPILKERLFGLTNSEGNHGEDVKEYYYYLDSTPTHSYMKYLYKYPQRAYPYDGLVKTNRSRGRLDMEYELIDTGVFDDDRYFDVFVEYAKAAPDDILIRITACNRGPEAAILHVLPTIWFRNTWSWGDNSPRPLLRRTKAGVISATHPEMGDLCLYCEAAGDLLFTENETNTARMVHVPNRTPYVKDGINNFMVHGIREAVNPDQAGTKASAYYPLTIPGGKETVVRLRLTAGTAAKPFADFDAVMSARRSEADDFYASVIPSSLDADAAGVMRQALAGMLWSKQFYYYDVDRWLEERGAGLFKPKKGTAHRNEQWNHLYNADIISMPDKWEYPWYAAWDLAFHVLSLSLVDCDFGKQQLNLMLRNNYLHPSGQIPAYEWNFSDVNPPVHAWSTIFSYRLEQAQKGKGDLDWLENSFHKLLLNFTWWVNRKDRSGSNAFEGGFLGLDNIGVFDRSAPLPTGGYLEQADGTAWMALFCQNMFEIAAELSVHKPAFADLSLKFAEHFVWIANALAHAGEGMGMWDEEDGFFYDLLRLPDGGSQRLKVRSMVGLLPFCAATAMDGKFADRFPEAGRRFEKFLEARPELRAFIHDPFKRGQEGRRMASVLNETKLRRVLEKMLDENEFLSPYGIRSLSRFHDQNPYVFRAGGQDYKVSYLPAESDTGMFGGNSNWRGPIWMPVNGLIIRALLQYYAYYGNDLTVECPTGSGRLMNLYQVAEEISRRLAAIFLKDADGRRPVNGGQKKVHEDPHWSDHIQFYEYFHGDNGAGLGASHQTGWTGIIARIMHLFATSTFEQVLRQGKIAAFMEKKPEGKIPAGGKKPPRAAAKTRGKTVAGKPKSRKA